In Streptantibioticus cattleyicolor NRRL 8057 = DSM 46488, a genomic segment contains:
- a CDS encoding response regulator, with product MTSTDVAYRVLIVDDDAQMIADLREVLSEELTDLGEIHFESEQDFSTAEQRLIDEDFDLVILDVRDAADGRPSAAIEGRGHELYDAIAGARWLPVVFFTAVPQQVRDLEKPPLIRVVTKNAWDEVAPAVRDGLLSGVSELRRRISGLVERKVRVFLRDVVAPHWHEMAGADPHEITPIIVNRLAAELRENGPSELGYAGDGEAVATAGQPSAARVYLKPFVTHHLTATDLVVSPEGDWWIVLTPACDLYEDHPDANVARPRKAKAQYVRLAKADRIFTEDGEESESPAIATWLASSKSNSHKDQAKQVFGDKQNRYRALPGYLDIPDLLVDFENVVSVPLAEARTWRRVATLDSPFSEAMLIAYSRSVGRIGTPDLSFEDVKVRLELEKPKARHVPTQASTPSANGEIVKD from the coding sequence GTGACGTCGACCGACGTTGCGTATCGGGTGCTCATAGTCGATGACGACGCCCAGATGATCGCGGACCTTCGCGAAGTGCTGTCCGAGGAGCTCACAGACCTCGGGGAGATCCACTTCGAGTCCGAGCAGGACTTCTCCACAGCCGAGCAGCGGTTGATCGACGAGGACTTCGACCTGGTCATCCTCGACGTCCGCGACGCCGCCGATGGCAGGCCCTCCGCCGCCATAGAAGGACGGGGACACGAACTGTACGACGCCATCGCCGGCGCGCGGTGGCTGCCCGTGGTCTTCTTCACAGCTGTCCCTCAACAGGTGCGTGACCTGGAGAAGCCCCCACTCATTCGTGTGGTGACCAAGAACGCCTGGGACGAGGTCGCTCCCGCAGTCCGGGACGGGTTGCTCTCGGGAGTGTCGGAGTTGAGACGCCGTATCTCCGGTCTCGTCGAACGCAAGGTCCGCGTTTTCCTGCGTGACGTCGTGGCCCCGCACTGGCACGAGATGGCGGGCGCTGATCCCCACGAGATCACCCCGATCATCGTCAACCGCCTCGCGGCCGAGCTCCGGGAGAACGGCCCCAGCGAACTGGGTTACGCCGGGGACGGCGAGGCGGTCGCCACTGCTGGTCAACCCTCCGCTGCGCGGGTCTACTTGAAGCCGTTCGTGACCCATCACCTCACCGCCACGGACCTCGTGGTCAGCCCCGAGGGCGATTGGTGGATCGTCCTCACCCCTGCTTGCGACCTGTATGAGGACCACCCGGACGCCAACGTGGCGAGACCTCGTAAGGCCAAGGCACAGTACGTTCGCCTGGCCAAGGCTGACCGCATCTTCACCGAGGACGGCGAGGAGTCGGAGTCGCCAGCGATCGCCACATGGCTGGCCAGCTCGAAGAGCAACAGCCACAAGGACCAGGCCAAACAGGTCTTCGGGGACAAGCAGAACCGGTACCGCGCTCTTCCTGGCTACCTCGACATCCCCGACCTCCTGGTCGACTTCGAGAACGTGGTATCGGTCCCGCTCGCCGAGGCACGAACCTGGCGACGTGTCGCAACCCTCGACAGCCCGTTCTCGGAGGCGATGCTCATCGCCTACAGCCGCTCGGTGGGGCGTATCGGAACCCCGGACCTCAGCTTCGAGGACGTGAAAGTGCGGTTGGAACTCGAGAAGCCGAAGGCCAGGCACGTGCCGACGCAGGCTTCAACGCCATCAGCGAACGGCGAGATTGTGAAGGACTGA
- a CDS encoding class I SAM-dependent methyltransferase, with amino-acid sequence MATAADEDRVAEFLERVVTDGGAAVAGLCTSLGDRLGLYRAMAGAGPLTSTRLADRTGLVERYVREWLAAQVAGGYVTYDPADDAYRLPDEHAAVLGDPDAPTYAAGFFTLLQALYGTEDALLQAFRTGDGVAWAEHSGALFSGTAKFFRPGYADCLVSRWLPALEGVVGKLEAGAEVADIGCGYGYSTALMARAFPRSRFHGFDFHAPSVEAARSIAAAEGLADRVDHQVSGAHDFPGTGYDLITFFDCLHDMGDPGAALRHVAQALADDGTCLIVEPNASADPRENATPVGRVVTATSVAVCLPAALAQQGPQALGNHPGEPTLRHLAAQSGLTAWRRVAETPVNVVYEVRR; translated from the coding sequence CGACCGCCTCGGGCTCTACCGCGCCATGGCCGGCGCCGGCCCGCTGACCAGCACCCGCCTCGCCGATCGCACCGGCCTGGTGGAACGGTACGTACGCGAATGGCTCGCCGCCCAGGTGGCCGGCGGGTACGTCACCTACGACCCCGCCGACGACGCCTACCGCCTCCCCGACGAACACGCCGCGGTGCTCGGCGACCCCGACGCGCCCACCTACGCGGCCGGCTTCTTCACCCTGCTCCAAGCGCTCTACGGCACCGAGGACGCCCTGCTGCAAGCCTTCCGCACCGGCGACGGCGTGGCCTGGGCGGAACACAGCGGCGCCCTCTTCTCCGGCACCGCCAAGTTCTTCCGCCCCGGGTACGCCGACTGCCTGGTCAGCCGCTGGCTACCGGCCCTGGAGGGCGTCGTCGGCAAGCTGGAGGCGGGCGCCGAGGTGGCCGACATCGGCTGCGGTTACGGCTACTCCACGGCGCTGATGGCCCGGGCCTTCCCCAGGTCCCGGTTCCACGGCTTCGACTTCCACGCCCCCTCGGTCGAGGCCGCCCGCTCCATCGCCGCCGCGGAAGGCCTCGCCGACCGTGTCGACCACCAGGTCTCCGGCGCCCACGACTTCCCCGGCACCGGCTACGACCTGATCACCTTCTTCGACTGCCTGCACGACATGGGCGACCCCGGCGCCGCCCTGCGCCACGTCGCCCAGGCCCTCGCGGACGACGGCACCTGCCTGATCGTCGAGCCCAACGCCTCCGCCGACCCCCGCGAGAACGCCACCCCCGTCGGCCGCGTCGTCACCGCCACCTCCGTAGCCGTCTGCCTCCCCGCCGCCCTCGCCCAACAAGGCCCCCAAGCCCTCGGCAACCACCCCGGCGAACCCACCCTCCGCCACCTCGCCGCCCAATCCGGCCTCACCGCTTGGCGGAGGGTGGCGGAGACGCCGGTGAATGTGGTGTACGAGGTCCGTCGGTAG
- a CDS encoding IS630 family transposase, whose product MAEPVRVRRLTDQEGQRLQQIVRRGSTSTVRYRRAMMLLASAGGNRVPVIAQLVQADEDTVRDVIHRFNEIGLACLDPQWAGGRPRQLNPEDEDFVIATATTRPVKLGQPFTRWSLRKLVAYLRKVHGRVIRIGREALRCLLARRGVTFQRTKTWKESPDPERDTKLDRIEEVLDRFPDRVFAFDEFGPLGIRPTAGSGWAAQGHPDRLPATYHRTHGVRYFHGCYSVGDDSLWGVNRRRKGAGNTLAALKSIRAARPDGAPIYVIMDNLSAHKGADIRRWAKKHKVEVCFTPTYASWANPIEAHFGPLRQFTIANSNYPNHTVQTRALHAYLRWRNANARHRDVLAAERKERARIRSEKGIRWGGRPLTTAA is encoded by the coding sequence GTGGCCGAGCCTGTCCGTGTGCGCAGACTGACCGACCAGGAGGGGCAGAGGCTGCAGCAGATCGTGCGCCGGGGCAGTACCAGCACGGTGCGTTACCGGCGGGCGATGATGCTGCTGGCGTCGGCCGGCGGGAACCGGGTGCCGGTGATCGCCCAACTGGTGCAGGCCGACGAGGACACCGTCCGGGACGTGATCCACCGGTTCAACGAGATCGGCCTGGCCTGTCTGGACCCTCAGTGGGCGGGAGGCCGTCCCCGCCAACTCAACCCTGAAGACGAGGATTTCGTCATTGCGACGGCCACCACCCGCCCGGTCAAGCTCGGCCAGCCCTTCACCCGCTGGTCGCTGCGCAAGCTCGTCGCCTACCTGCGCAAAGTGCACGGCCGGGTGATCCGCATTGGCCGCGAGGCGTTACGGTGCCTGCTCGCCCGGCGCGGCGTCACCTTCCAGCGCACCAAGACCTGGAAGGAGTCCCCGGACCCCGAGCGCGACACCAAGCTCGACCGCATCGAGGAGGTCCTGGACCGCTTCCCGGACCGGGTCTTCGCCTTCGACGAGTTCGGGCCGCTCGGGATCCGGCCCACCGCGGGCTCGGGCTGGGCCGCACAAGGACATCCCGACCGGCTGCCGGCCACCTACCACCGCACCCACGGAGTCCGGTATTTCCACGGCTGCTACTCGGTCGGTGACGACAGCTTGTGGGGCGTCAACCGCCGCAGGAAAGGCGCCGGGAACACGCTGGCCGCACTGAAGTCGATCCGCGCCGCCCGTCCGGACGGCGCCCCGATCTACGTGATCATGGACAATCTGTCCGCCCACAAGGGCGCCGACATCCGACGCTGGGCGAAGAAGCACAAGGTCGAGGTGTGCTTCACACCGACCTACGCCTCGTGGGCGAACCCGATCGAGGCCCACTTCGGGCCACTGCGGCAGTTCACCATCGCCAACTCGAACTACCCCAACCACACCGTGCAGACCCGGGCCCTGCACGCCTACCTACGGTGGCGCAACGCCAACGCCCGCCACCGCGACGTCCTGGCCGCCGAACGCAAGGAACGCGCCCGGATCCGCAGCGAGAAAGGCATCCGCTGGGGAGGACGCCCCCTCACCACCGCGGCCTGA
- a CDS encoding vWA domain-containing protein, whose protein sequence is MPYTAEISRANPTAIVFLVDRSTSMSDPIGDGSTTQRKADVVADAINRLLTELAVKCAKEEGVRDYFHVAVIGYGSTVGSAFVGELAGRDLVPLSHVADFPARMEERIKKVPDGAGGLAETTVKFPVWMDPVAHGGTPMNRALRYAAQLVREWVQRYPGCFPPIVLNLTDGEANDGDPIEGAAEITSHATADGAVLLFNLHVSDSGGEPTAFPDSEAGLPDAYARQLFAMSSTLPSHMRSYAASQGHPVSENTRGFVYNADITSVVQFLDIGTRATELR, encoded by the coding sequence ATGCCTTACACCGCAGAGATCAGTCGCGCCAACCCCACGGCGATCGTCTTCCTGGTCGACCGATCGACCTCCATGAGCGACCCGATCGGTGACGGAAGCACTACCCAACGCAAGGCTGACGTCGTCGCTGACGCCATCAACCGGCTGCTCACCGAGTTGGCCGTGAAGTGCGCCAAGGAAGAGGGAGTGCGGGACTACTTCCATGTGGCCGTGATCGGGTACGGCTCCACGGTCGGCTCTGCCTTCGTCGGTGAACTCGCGGGCCGCGACCTCGTGCCGCTCAGCCACGTCGCCGACTTCCCGGCCCGGATGGAGGAGCGGATCAAGAAGGTGCCGGACGGTGCCGGGGGACTCGCCGAAACCACGGTCAAGTTTCCGGTCTGGATGGATCCGGTGGCTCATGGCGGCACCCCCATGAACCGTGCCCTGCGCTACGCAGCGCAGCTGGTACGGGAGTGGGTGCAGCGCTACCCGGGTTGCTTCCCCCCCATCGTGCTCAACCTGACGGACGGCGAAGCCAACGACGGCGACCCCATCGAGGGAGCTGCCGAGATCACCTCTCACGCCACCGCTGATGGTGCTGTCCTCCTCTTCAACCTGCACGTGTCCGACTCCGGAGGCGAGCCGACTGCCTTCCCCGACTCCGAGGCAGGGCTGCCGGACGCTTATGCGCGACAGCTCTTCGCCATGTCGAGCACGCTCCCCAGCCACATGCGCTCATACGCGGCATCGCAGGGGCACCCGGTCAGTGAGAACACCCGAGGGTTCGTTTACAACGCCGACATCACCTCGGTCGTGCAGTTCCTCGACATCGGCACTCGTGCCACCGAGTTGCGGTGA
- a CDS encoding protein kinase domain-containing protein, whose translation MQNTTLCFRHPDLRGAEPALTGLGLPKAISGNFASVFSLALPGGGDRYAVKCFTRYVPDQNERYQAISKHLTSLPSARLSQPWNMGFDYLADEILVNGERYPILKMEWVQGQGLASWLDHHHRDSTQVRKLADRFTALIDDLHTHGIAHGDLQHGNLLVAPDLTLRLVDYDGMYVPALAGRHGTEDGHRNYQSPLRGGRDFGPDMDLFSGWVIHTALKAVAADPRLWADLHEPSGEYLLLSEDDYKAPAASPRFARLLNHPDPDVAQSAQQLADLVDTPISAIPRLRTRAQSSGTGPQPSGTGHASGTPGTGLPDWLREHVLVAESSDAAPSHPEGPGFRHRRRTRDLLALPVLLVSLAVPVLFALGVLSIGIIATAASATAGLVFFENTRRTRPELREVRQQLKALKERKWAAQNPAAAAAQLDKEIESFEDSERERAADADRESQRLTRQHQQRLAKIESDKQKLERDLRLQLTRLDDELTADIARRLALHQQRYLEGQLQNALIEDAKIPGIGQALKRALASAGIRTAADFHGVTIVSAGGRYSNLTAYIDRTGGGRIDVKGIGPTKARALEQWREQRVVAARFRSPTKLPADQLQAARAESRQRKTDLQGRLRDIASQAASATQNAEQNLQQARGRLRQEAERARATARARREAFARRSVQIRQASDEIPVLDAALAAGVQRRRQLSAFSYLRFLTTGRPGSGAAHDVP comes from the coding sequence TTGCAGAACACCACCCTGTGCTTCCGCCATCCCGACCTGCGCGGTGCCGAGCCGGCACTCACCGGACTGGGTCTCCCCAAGGCGATCTCCGGCAACTTCGCCAGTGTTTTTTCCCTGGCCCTCCCCGGCGGCGGCGACCGCTACGCCGTCAAGTGCTTCACACGATACGTACCGGACCAGAACGAGCGTTACCAGGCGATCAGCAAGCACCTGACCAGCCTTCCGTCAGCCCGTCTGTCACAGCCGTGGAACATGGGGTTCGACTACCTCGCCGACGAGATCCTGGTGAACGGTGAGCGCTATCCGATCCTCAAGATGGAGTGGGTCCAGGGCCAGGGCCTGGCTTCATGGCTCGATCACCATCACCGTGACAGCACACAGGTACGGAAGCTCGCGGACCGCTTCACAGCGCTCATCGACGACCTGCACACCCACGGCATCGCCCACGGAGACCTTCAGCACGGGAACCTTCTCGTGGCACCGGACCTCACCCTCCGTCTCGTGGATTACGACGGCATGTACGTCCCGGCGTTAGCCGGACGGCACGGCACGGAGGACGGGCACCGCAACTATCAGTCACCATTGCGCGGTGGCAGGGACTTCGGCCCGGACATGGACCTGTTCTCCGGCTGGGTCATTCACACCGCGCTCAAGGCCGTGGCAGCAGACCCTCGCCTTTGGGCCGATCTCCACGAGCCCTCCGGTGAGTACCTCCTGCTGTCCGAGGACGACTACAAGGCACCTGCGGCATCGCCTCGATTCGCGAGACTCCTCAACCACCCCGATCCCGACGTCGCGCAGTCGGCTCAGCAACTCGCCGACCTCGTCGACACGCCGATCAGCGCCATCCCCCGCTTGCGGACCCGTGCACAGAGCAGCGGCACCGGCCCGCAGCCGTCGGGTACTGGGCACGCGTCCGGTACACCCGGTACCGGCCTGCCCGATTGGCTGCGTGAACACGTGCTGGTGGCCGAATCTTCCGATGCCGCGCCCTCTCATCCCGAGGGCCCAGGGTTCCGTCATCGGCGCCGGACGCGCGACCTACTGGCCCTACCGGTGTTGCTGGTCTCCCTTGCCGTACCGGTGCTCTTCGCTCTGGGGGTTCTCTCCATCGGCATCATCGCGACCGCCGCGTCGGCCACGGCGGGGCTGGTCTTCTTCGAGAACACGCGCCGTACCCGGCCGGAGCTCCGTGAAGTGCGACAGCAACTCAAGGCGCTCAAAGAACGGAAATGGGCAGCACAGAATCCAGCCGCCGCAGCCGCCCAGCTCGACAAAGAGATCGAATCCTTCGAGGACTCCGAACGCGAACGCGCAGCAGACGCGGACCGTGAGAGCCAGCGGCTCACCCGCCAGCACCAGCAGCGCTTGGCGAAGATCGAAAGCGACAAACAGAAGCTGGAGAGAGACCTGCGTCTCCAGCTGACCCGTCTTGATGACGAACTCACCGCGGACATCGCCAGGCGTTTGGCACTCCACCAACAGCGTTACTTGGAAGGGCAGTTGCAGAACGCGCTCATCGAGGATGCCAAGATCCCAGGTATCGGGCAGGCCCTGAAGAGGGCTCTGGCCTCTGCTGGTATCCGAACTGCAGCGGACTTCCACGGCGTCACGATCGTCAGCGCAGGAGGCAGGTACAGCAATCTCACCGCGTACATCGATCGGACCGGCGGCGGGAGGATCGATGTCAAGGGGATCGGACCGACCAAGGCCAGGGCTCTGGAGCAATGGCGAGAGCAACGGGTCGTCGCAGCCCGGTTCCGTTCCCCCACCAAACTGCCCGCCGATCAGCTCCAGGCGGCCAGAGCCGAATCCCGACAGCGCAAGACCGATCTTCAAGGCCGCCTCCGCGACATCGCCTCCCAGGCTGCGAGTGCGACGCAGAACGCCGAGCAGAACCTGCAGCAAGCCCGGGGCCGCCTCCGTCAGGAGGCCGAGCGGGCTCGCGCCACGGCACGTGCCCGGCGCGAAGCGTTCGCCCGTCGATCGGTGCAGATCCGGCAGGCATCCGATGAGATCCCGGTGCTTGATGCCGCCCTCGCCGCGGGCGTTCAAAGGCGCCGCCAGCTGTCCGCCTTCTCCTACCTGCGCTTCCTCACCACCGGTCGGCCGGGGTCCGGCGCTGCCCACGACGTGCCGTGA